In Colwellia sp. PAMC 20917, a single genomic region encodes these proteins:
- a CDS encoding efflux RND transporter periplasmic adaptor subunit, with the protein MNDINSPQKPVEVTQKPVVWGIHLIVTIVIFAIAFSIIAAMFASKPTPRKWGGGPPASVGVETVQLTATDYPVWIESYGSAEPLTRTQLVSDVSGRVIEVANNIRAGASFKAGDVLLAIDPRDYQIEVDVAKSTVANAWVKYKEELAQADVAERDWNVRPGSKAGRDLALRIPQVAAALASYDASKAQLAKAKLNLERTQVKAPFDGKILKQMVDLGQVVNPSQTIAEIYSTDYIEVRLPVKAQDLAHIYLPDEYNAPGNEPTDNKEHQSVVLFEGELGGKTYTWKGKLVRSEGAFDSSTRMLYVVAKLDNPFVSSPQLPALRVGQFLRAKIEGTQLKNVYAIPRRAVSQNNMIAVAENGLLQKRAIEPLWTDVESVVISASSLAGDIYSYASAIDSADKLILTPTANLAAGTRVKSLNDINSATDEELAKKKMLKPTMNQEMQDSGSEKQEGLPALKKSPINSSTSTTD; encoded by the coding sequence ATGAACGATATTAATTCACCACAAAAACCGGTGGAAGTGACCCAAAAACCTGTTGTTTGGGGAATACATTTGATTGTAACCATCGTTATTTTTGCTATTGCTTTTTCAATTATTGCAGCGATGTTTGCTAGTAAACCTACTCCACGTAAATGGGGAGGAGGTCCGCCGGCTTCTGTTGGTGTCGAAACAGTACAACTAACGGCTACAGATTATCCTGTTTGGATTGAATCTTACGGCTCAGCTGAGCCTTTAACTAGAACGCAATTAGTTTCAGATGTCAGTGGCCGTGTTATTGAGGTCGCTAATAATATTCGAGCAGGAGCATCATTTAAAGCGGGTGATGTTTTACTGGCGATCGACCCTCGTGATTATCAGATAGAAGTTGATGTTGCAAAATCAACGGTCGCCAATGCTTGGGTAAAATACAAAGAAGAGTTGGCTCAAGCAGATGTCGCTGAGCGCGACTGGAATGTTAGACCCGGTAGTAAAGCGGGTCGTGATTTAGCACTTCGCATTCCACAAGTTGCGGCTGCACTCGCTTCTTATGATGCATCTAAAGCGCAATTGGCGAAAGCCAAACTCAACCTTGAGAGAACCCAAGTTAAAGCTCCCTTTGACGGAAAAATTTTGAAGCAAATGGTTGATTTAGGGCAAGTTGTTAATCCTTCTCAAACTATTGCTGAGATATATTCCACTGATTATATTGAAGTAAGATTACCGGTAAAAGCCCAAGACCTAGCGCACATCTACTTACCCGATGAATACAATGCACCAGGCAACGAGCCTACAGACAACAAGGAACATCAATCTGTTGTTCTTTTTGAAGGTGAGTTAGGGGGTAAAACTTATACCTGGAAAGGTAAATTAGTACGTAGCGAAGGAGCTTTTGATTCATCTACTCGTATGCTTTACGTTGTTGCCAAGCTTGATAATCCTTTTGTTAGCTCTCCACAACTCCCCGCACTACGTGTTGGGCAGTTTTTAAGAGCAAAGATTGAAGGCACACAATTGAAGAATGTCTATGCTATTCCAAGAAGAGCAGTAAGTCAGAATAATATGATCGCGGTTGCAGAAAATGGTTTATTGCAAAAACGCGCGATTGAACCTTTGTGGACAGATGTTGAGTCTGTCGTTATTTCTGCTTCTTCACTTGCTGGCGATATTTATAGTTATGCTAGCGCTATTGATTCTGCCGATAAGCTTATTTTAACGCCAACGGCCAATTTAGCTGCAGGTACCCGAGTAAAATCATTGAATGACATTAATTCGGCAACCGATGAAGAATTAGCTAAAAAGAAAATGTTAAAACCGACAATGAATCAAGAGATGCAAGACAGTGGTAGTGAAAAGCAAGAAGGTTTACCTGCTTTAAAAAAATCTCCAATTAATTCATCCACTTCGACTACGGATTAG